Proteins encoded together in one Hevea brasiliensis isolate MT/VB/25A 57/8 chromosome 16, ASM3005281v1, whole genome shotgun sequence window:
- the LOC131174506 gene encoding uncharacterized protein LOC131174506, with amino-acid sequence MPLLHSQNAPFLLLHWQKSKRVLSPNVGGIPAAPRSLPRLAVSTRPIRRDRCCHWRLRFRFRNAIDSSLLKLWLKNLQSETGILANGCFSLKRVLVQVSLCQFTDLLISPLIDDQVEIAHLIYGLCLVTPSRLEVLFPGTEMNSC; translated from the exons ATGCCTCTATTGCACTCCCAAAACGCACCGTTTCTTTTATTACACTGGCAAAAGTCGAAGCGTGTTCTGTCTCCAAATGTCGGCGGTATCCCCGCAGCCCCTCGCTCGCTCCCTCGTCTTGCCGTGTCAACCCGGCCAATCCGTCGAGATCGTTGCTGCCACTGGCGTCTCCGATTCCGATTCAG GAATGCTATTGATTCCTCCCTGCTTAAGCTGTGGCTAAAGAATTTGCAATCTGAAACTGGGATTTTAGCTAATGGCTGTTTTTCATTAAAACGAGTACTTGTTCAGGTGTCTCTCTGTCAGTTTACAGATTTGTTAATTTCTCCACTAATCGATGATCAAGTAGAGATAGCTCATTTGATTTATGGATTATGCTTAGTTACACCGTCACGTCTTGAAGTGCTATTTCCTGGGACTGAAATGAACTCTTGTTGA
- the LOC131174750 gene encoding copper chaperone for superoxide dismutase, chloroplastic/cytosolic-like, with protein sequence MGFLRSVTTTTKTAIAASALPVAFTLYSSQSSTPNPKPHNLSFLSISSSSLRPPTRFGLAKNLASPPSAVKMEAPTSDRKHTPQEDAVLPELLTEFMVNMKCEGCVNSVKNKLQTVNGVKNVEVDLGNQVVRVLGSSPVKTLTEALEQTGRKARLIGQGVPEDFLVSAAVAEFKGPDIFGVVRFAQVNMELARIEANFSGLSPGKHGWTINEFGDLTRGAASTGQVYNPADQESGKEPLGDLGTLEVDEKGDAFFSGVKQKLRVVDLIGRSAVVYGTEDKSNGCLTAAVIARSAGVGENYKKVCTCDGTIIWESSNKDFVTSKV encoded by the exons ATGGGATTTCTAAGGTCAGTGACGACAACAACAAAGACTGCCATTGCAGCCTCTGCCTTGCCTGTGGCCTTTACTCTCTATTCCTCTCAATCTTCAACTCCTAATCCCAAACCCCATaacctctcttttctctcaatcTCCTCTTCTTCCCTTCGCCCTCCAACTCGCTTTGGCCTGGCAAAAAACTTGGCTTCTCCTCCCTCCGCTGTTAAAATGGAAGCACCCACATCAGATCGCAAACACACCCCTCAG GAAGATGCAGTCTTGCCCGAGCTACTT ACAGAATTCATGGTGAATATGAAGTGTGAAGGTTGTGTTAATTCTGTCAAGAATAAGTTGCAGACTGTTAATG GAGTGAAAAATGTGGAGGTGGACTTGGGCAATCAAGTGGTGAGAGTTCTTGGTTCTTCACCAGTAAAAACCCTGACTGAAGCTCTGGAGCAGACAGGTCGGAAAGCCAGGTTGATTGGCCAAGGAGTCCCTGAAG ACTTTCTAGTGTCTGCTGCTGTTGCTGAATTCAAAGGTCCAGATATTTTTGGTGTGGTTCGCTTTGCTCAGGTAAATATGGAGTTGGCTAGGATTGAAGCCAACTTTAGTGGGTTGTCACCTGGGAAACACGGCTGGACTATCAATGAGTTCGGTGATCTGACAAGAGGTGCAGCAAGCACAGGGCAAGTGTATAATCCTGCTGATCAAGAATCTGGAAAAGAG CCACTTGGCGACCTGGGAACATTAGAGGTGGATGAGAAAGGAGATGCATTCTTCTCAGGTGTGAAACAGAAGCTAAGAGTTGTTGATCTTATTGGGAGATCAGCGGTGGTATATGGAACAGAAGATAAATCAAATGGTTGTCTCACGGCAGCAGTAATTGCTAGAAGTGCTGGGGTTGGCGAGAACTACAAGAAGGTATGCACATGTGATGGGACCATCATATGGGAATCAAGTAATAAAGATTTTGTCACCAGCAAGGTTTGA
- the LOC131174527 gene encoding subtilisin-like protease translates to MEMENKRCNLLLEMVVLFQLCFAFRISSSLTTTGEGNLETYIVFVEKPEGAVSMQPKHLDRWYQSFLPASTSNSNQSQILYSYRNVFIGFAAKITAQEAKSMERKKGFVSARPEKVLSLHTTRTPSFLGLQPNVGFWNYSNYGKGLIIGVLDTGITPDHPSFSDDGMPPPPVKWKGKCEFNGTICNKKLIGARSFSSAGQPPFDVVGHGTHTASTAAGSPVQGANFYGQANGTANGIAPLAHLAVYKVCEKSGCREADILAAMDSAVEDGVDVISLSVGGPSLPFYDDGIAIGAFGAFRKGIFVSCSAGNWGPQERSLSNEAPWIATVGASTVDREIRAIVLLGNNSTFNGQSLFQPKDFPSKFLPLVYAGANGNESSALCAPGSLSNVDVKGKIVLCEIGGGIAAIDKSQEVKDSGGAAMILMNDERNGYVTIADAHVLPASHVGYVDGLAIKSYLNSTALPVATIKFKGTVTGLPDAPQVVSFSSRGPSRVSPGILKPDVIGPGFRILAAWPVSVDDRSKTKSTFNMISGTSMSCPHVSGVAALLKSAHPDWSPAAIKSAIMTTARSSNLGGKPIFDQQFVPANVFDIGAGHVNPSEANNPGLVYDIQSDDYIPYLCGLGYSDKEIGLIVQRTVKCSNDSSIPEAQLNYPSFSIKLGSDPKKYTRTVTNVGQPGSSFIHEITAPQGLNVEVTPNTLHFNAVNQKATYSVTFSRNGNATGSFAQGYLTWKTDLYSVKSPIAVIFE, encoded by the coding sequence ATGGAGATGGAGAATAAGAGGTGCAATTTATTACTAGAAATGGTGGTCCTATTTCAACTTTGCTTTGCTTTCAGAATTAGTTCCTCCTTGACAACCACGGGGGAGGGAAACTTAGAAACTTACATTGTATTTGTAGAGAAACCAGAAGGTGCAGTATCCATGCAACCTAAACATTTAGACCGATGGTATCAGTCATTTTTGCCAGCTTCCACCTCAAACTCAAACCAATCCCAAATTCTATATTCCTACCGCAATGTGTTTATTGGGTTCGCTGCAAAAATAACAGCACAAGAAGCAAAATCCATGGAAAGGAAAAAAGGATTTGTCTCAGCCCGTCCAGAGAAGGTGTTGTCTCTTCACACAACTCGTACTCCCAGCTTCTTAGGTCTGCAACCGAATGTAGGATTTTGGAACTATTCCAATTATGGGAAGGGATTGATTATTGGAGTTCTGGACACTGGAATAACACCTGATCACCCTTCATTTAGTGACGATGGAATGCCTCCTCCACCAGTAAAATGGAAAGGGAAATGCGAATTCAATGGGACGATATGCAATAAAAAGCTCATTGGTGCAAGAAGTTTCAGTTCTGCTGGTCAGCCTCCATTTGATGTGGTAGGGCATGGGACTCATACTGCTAGCACAGCAGCGGGAAGTCCTGTGCAAGGGGCCAATTTTTATGGGCAAGCCAATGGCACTGCGAATGGCATTGCACCATTAGCCCACTTGGCAGTGTACAAGGTTTGCGAGAAATCAGGTTGCAGGGAGGCTGACATATTGGCTGCAATGGATTCTGCAGTTGAGGATGGTGTTGATGTGATTTCACTTTCTGTTGGAGGTCCTTCGCTTCCTTTCTACGATGATGGTATTGCAATAGGTGCATTTGGGGCGTTTCGAAAGGGGATTTTTGTGAGTTGCTCAGCTGGGAATTGGGGTCCACAAGAAAGGTCTTTATCAAATGAGGCTCCGTGGATTGCAACAGTAGGAGCAAGCACTGTAGATAGAGAGATAAGAGCAATAGTGTTGCTTGGAAATAACTCAACGTTTAATGGTCAATCCCTTTTCCAGCCCAAAGATTTCCCTTCAAAATTCTTGCCACTTGTTTATGCAGGTGCCAATGGCAATGAATCATCTGCGTTATGTGCACCAGGATCATTGAGCAATGTTGATGTCAAAGGGAAGATAGTATTGTGTGAGATAGGAGGGGGGATAGCTGCAATTGACAAAAGCCAAGAAGTGAAGGATAGCGGTGGTGCTGCCATGATTCTAATGAATGATGAGCGCAATGGCTATGTTACTATAGCCGATGCTCATGTTCTACCTGCATCACATGTGGGTTACGTGGATGGATTAGCCATCAAATCTTATTTAAACTCCACAGCATTACCAGTTGCTACTATCAAGTTTAAAGGAACCGTAACTGGTCTGCCCGATGCTCCTCAGGTTGTTTCCTTTTCCTCAAGGGGTCCTAGCAGGGTAAGTCCTGGGATCTTGAAACCAGACGTTATAGGCCCTGGTTTCAGAATTTTAGCTGCTTGGCCAGTTTCAGTCGATGATAGGTCCAAAACAAAATCAACATTCAATATGATCTCAGGCACCTCAATGTCTTGCCCTCATGTTAGTGGTGTTGCTGCTTTGCTCAAAAGTGCCCACCCTGATTGGTCACCTGCTGCCATAAAATCTGCCATCATGACCACTGCTCGTTCATCAAACCTTGGGGGCAAGCCCATTTTCGATCAGCAATTTGTTCCTGCTAATGTATTTGATATTGGTGCAGGTCATGTGAACCCATCGGAAGCAAATAATCCAGGGTTAGTTTATGATATCCAATCTGATGATTACATTCCTTACCTTTGTGGCCTGGGTTATTCAGACAAAGAAATAGGACTTATCGTGCAGCGCACAGTAAAGTGCTCAAATGATTCAAGTATACCTGAAGCTCAGCTGAATTACCCTTCATTTTCTATCAAATTGGGATCTGATCCAAAGAAATACACACGAACAGTAACAAATGTCGGACAGCCAGGCTCATCTTTCATCCATGAGATTACTGCCCCACAAGGTTTAAATGTTGAAGTAACGCCTAATACACTACATTTCAATGCAGTGAACCAGAAAGCAACATACTCGGTGACATTTAGCAGAAATGGAAATGCCActggatcttttgctcaagggTATCTTACTTGGAAGACAGACTTATATAGTGTTAAAAGCCCAATTGCTGTCATCTTTGAATGA
- the LOC131174813 gene encoding subtilisin-like protease 3 — MENKRCKILPTILLVILHILPSMFSSSQATTKSAIHSSNSDAIEKEESNLETYLVLLQKPEGNDFSKSKDLYSWYQSFLPENAFSSNQPRLIHSYRHVATGFAAKLTAGEVKAMAAKKGFVSACPRRLVPLHTTHSPSFLGLQQNIGLWNSSNYGKGVIVGLIDSGITPDHPSFSGKGMPPPPAKWKGKCELNGTSCNNKLIGARNFATDSNNTLDEYQHGTHTAGTAAGSPVQGANYFGQANGTAIGMAPLAHLAMYKVSGRAGNAGDSEILAAMDAAVEDGVDVLSLSLGIGSHPFYDDVIALGAYAAIQKGIFVSCSAGNSGPDNSSLSNEAPWILTVGASTIDRAIRATVLLGNNTELNGESLYQPEDFPSTLLPLVYTGANGNPSSAYCGTGSLANVDVKGKIVLCEGGYGALEKGQEVKRNGGIAMILMNEESDGFVTTADLQVLPASHVSYMAGLAIKAYIESTSSPMATILFKGTVTGLPEAPQVAEFSSRGPSFASPGILKPDIIGPGVRILAAWPVSEDNTTNKFAMISGTSMSCPHLSGIAALLKNAHPDWSPAAIKSAIMTTANLVDHGGNPISDEQFVTATIFDIGAGHVNPSRANDPGLIYDIQPDDYIPYLCGLGYSDKQVGLIVQHGVNCSNDSSIPEAQLNYPSFSIRLGSTPQTYTRTVTNVGQPNSAYTPQVFAPEGVNVKVTPDKINFSGMNQKATYSVTFSKNGYNYGAPFAQGYLNWVADGYIVRIPIAVIFE; from the coding sequence ATGGAAAACAAAAGGTGCAAAATTTTGCCAACCATTTTGCTTGTGATCCTCCATATTCTCCCTTCAATGTTTAGCTCTTCCCAAGCAACCACCAAATCAGCAATCCATTCATCAAATAGTGATGCAATTGAGAAAGAGGAAAGCAACTTAGAGACTTATCTTGTCCTCCTACAGAAACCTGAGGGCAATGATTTCTCAAAGTCCAAAGATTTATATAGCTGGTATCAATCATTTTTACCAGAGAATGCATTTAGCTCAAACCAGCCGCGTTTGATACATTCCTACCGCCATGTCGCCACAGGATTTGCTGCAAAACTTACGGCAGGTGAAGTAAAGGCAATGGCAGCTAAGAAAGGGTTCGTGTCAGCCTGTCCTCGAAGGTTGGTGCCTCTGCACACAACCCATTCTCCTAGCTTCTTAGGACTGCAACAAAACATAGGGCTTTGGAATTCTTCAAATTATGGCAAGGGAGTGATTGTTGGACTCATCGATAGTGGAATAACGCCTGATCACCCTTCATTTAGTGGTAAAGGAATGCCTCCTCCACCAGCAAAATGGAAAGGGAAATGCGAGCTGAATGGAACATCATGCAATAATAAGCTCATTGGTGCAAGAAATTTTGCCACTGACAGTAATAACACATTGGATGAATACCAGCACGGGACTCACACAGCTGGCACAGCAGCTGGAAGCCCTGTGCAAGGTGCCAATTACTTTGGGCAGGCCAATGGCACTGCAATTGGTATGGCCCCACTAGCCCACTTGGCAATGTATAAAGTTTCCGGCAGAGCTGGTAACGCCGGTGACAGTGAGATATTGGCTGCAATGGATGCTGCAGTTGAGGATGGTGTTGATgtactttctctttctcttggaaTTGGTTCTCATCCTTTTTATGATGATGTGATTGCACTAGGTGCATATGCAGCTATTCAAAAGGGGATCTTTGTGAGTTGCTCAGCAGGAAATTCTGGACCAGATAATAGCTCTTTATCAAATGAGGCGCCATGGATTTTAACTGTAGGGGCAAGCACTATAGACAGAGCAATAAGAGCAACAGTATTACTTGGAAATAACACAGAGCTGAACGGCGAATCCCTTTACCAACCTGAAGATTTCCCTTCAACGCTGCTGCCACTTGTTTATACAGGTGCAAATGGTAATCCGTCATCTGCTTACTGCGGTACAGGATCATTGGCAAATGTTGATGTCAAAGGCAAGATAGTGCTGTGTGAGGGAGGGTATGGAGCATTGGAGAAAGGCCAAGAAGTGAAAAGAAACGGAGGCATTGCCATGATTTTAATGAATGAAGAGTCTGATGGCTTTGTGACCACCGCGGATCTTCAAGTGCTCCCTGCATCACATGTAAGTTACATGGCAGGATTAGCAATCAAAGCCTACATAGAGTCCACATCATCGCCAATGGCTACAATCTTGTTCAAAGGAACTGTAACCGGCTTGCCAGAAGCTCCTCAAGTTGCTGAATTTTCCTCAAGAGGTCCTAGCTTTGCAAGTCCTGGAATCTTGAAACCAGACATTATAGGCCCTGGAGTAAGAATTTTAGCTGCCTGGCCAGTTTCAGAAGACAATACTACCAACAAGTTTGCTATGATCTCCGGCACTTCAATGTCCTGTCCTCATCTTAGTGGTATTGCTGCTCTGCTAAAAAATGCCCACCCTGACTGGTCACCTGCTGCCATAAAATCTGCAATTATGACCACTGCTAATTTAGTTGATCATGGGGGCAATCCCATATCTGATGAACAGTTTGTTACCGCCACTATCTTTGACATTGGTGCAGGCCATGTAAACCCATCACGAGCAAATGATCCAGGGCTCATTTACGATATTCAACCTGATGATTACATTCCTTACTTATGTGGATTAGGTTATTCTGACAAACAGGTAGGACTCATCGTGCAGCACGGGGTGAACTGTTCAAATGATTCAAGCATACCTGAAGCTCAGTTGAATTATCCGTCATTTTCCATCAGACTGGGGTCTACTCCACAGACATACACAAGAACAGTAACAAATGTTGGCCAACCTAACTCAGCGTACACTCCTCAAGTCTTTGCACCAGAAGGTGTAAATGTTAAGGTAACCCCTGACAAGATCAATTTCAGTGGGATGAACCAGAAAGCAACATACTCGGTGACATTTAGCAAAAATGGATACAACTATGGTGCACCATTTGCTCAGGGATACTTGAATTGGGTAGCTGACGGATACATTGTTAGAATCCCAATTGCTGTCATATTTGAGTAA